Below is a genomic region from Marinicella rhabdoformis.
ACCATCAGTAGGTGAGGTAATCACTGGGGCATCAGGTGATTGTGTATCAATGCCACCTGGAACTGTGACTGGAGGAGAGGTGTTGCCTGCTTCATCTTCTTGAACAGCGGTTACATCTTCACCGTCAGCAGGAGGGCCGACCAAAGTACAAGACCATGTGCCATCAGGTTGAACTTCAGTTGTACAAGTAGAACCACCCGGTGTGGTAACCGTTACAGTGGCACCAGGTTCGCCGGTACCCGTAACAGGCGCGCCATTGGTCGGTGTGATGATGACAGGTGCATCAGGTGTTACAGTATCTACAGTTATGGTTACAGTGGCAGGTGCAGATTCGTTGTTCGCTGCATCTGTAGCCACGACACTGATGACATTAGAACCGTCAGTTAAAGCGGGTGCTATCACGCAAGACCAATCACCGTTTTGATCAGCTTGTGTTGTACAAGTTTCACCATTTGGACCAGTTACAACAATGTCAGCAAAAGGCTCTGCAGTACCAGTGACAGTTGGTATTCCTATATTTATTATACTGCCATCTGTTGGTGAAGTAATAGTTGGTGAGTCAGGTGCTGAGTTATCGAGTACGAAAGTAGCAGGTGCTGTGTTTGAGTTACCGGCAGGATCTGTCACTGTCGCAGTTTCATCACCATCAACACCACCTTGACCAGCGGTTGCTGTACAAGTTACGGCATTGTTGTTTTCAGCAGAACAAACATAACCTGGAATAGATACGATTGCACCTGATTCAACATTGGTACAAGTTGCTGTTAATGCAGTACCGTTGTTGGCAGGGTTTGGTGTCACAGTACACACTGGTGCAGCTGGTGCTGAGTTATCGAGTACGAAAGTAGCAGGTGCTGTGTTTGAGTTACCTGCAGGATCTGTTACTGTGGCAGTTTCATCACCATCAACACCACTTTGACCAGCGGTTGCTGTACAAGTGACGGCATTGTTGTTTTCAGCAGAACAAACATAACCTGGAATAGATATGCTTGCACCTGATTCAACATTGGTACACGAGGCTGTCAATGCCGTGCCATTGTTGGCAGGGTTTGGTGTCACAGTACACACGGGCGCATCAGGCGCTGTGTTGTCTAGTACGAATGTCGCAGGTGCTGTGTTTGAGTTACCAGCAGGGTCAGTCACTGTCGCAGTTTCATCACCATCAACACCACCTTGACCAGCGGTTGCTGTACAAGTTACGGCATTGTTGTTTTCAGCAGAACAAACATAACCTGGAATAGATACGATTGCACCTGATTCAACATTGGTACAAGTTGCTGTTAATGCAGTACCGTTGTTGGCAGGGTTTGGTGTCACAGTACACACTGGTGCAGCTGGTGCTGNACGGCATTGTTGTTTTCAGCAGAACAAACATAACCTGGAATAGATATGCTTGCACCTGATTCCACATTGGTACAAGTTGCTGTTAATGCAGTACCGTTGTTGGCAGGGTTTGGTGTCACAGTACACACTGGTGCAGCTGGTGCTGTGTTATCTAGTACGAATGTCGCAGGTGCTGTGTTTGAGTTACCGGCAGGATCTGTTACTGTCGCAGTTTCATCACCATCAACACCACCTTGACCAGCGGTTGCTGTACAAGTTACGGCATTGTTATTTTCAGCAGAACAAACATAACCTGGAATGGTTACTGTTGCACCTGATTCCACATTGGTACAAGTTGCTGTTAATGCAGTACCGTTGTTTGCAGGGTTTGGTGTCACAGTACAAACAGGTGCAGCTGGTGCTGAGTTATCTAACACAAATGTAGCAGGTGCTGTGTTTGAGTTACCGGCAGGATCTGTTACTGTGGCAGTTTCATCACCATCAACACCACTTTGACCAGCGGTTGCTGTACAAGTGACGGCATTGTTGTTTTCAGCAGAACAAACATAACCTGGAATAGATACGATTGCACCTGATTCAACATTGGTACAAGTTGCTGTTAATGCAGTACCGTTGTTGGCAGGGTTTGGTGTCACAGTACACACTGGTGCAGCTGGTGCTGAGTTATCGAGTACGAAAGTAGCAGGTGCTGTGTTTGAGTTACCGGCAGGATCTGTTACTGTGGCAGTTTCATCACCATCAACACCACTTTGACCAGCGGTTGCTGTACAAGTGACGGCATTGTTGTTTTCAGCAGAACAAACATAACCTGGAATAGATATGCTTGCACCTGATTCCACATTGGTACAAGTTGCTGTTAATGCAGTACCGTTGTTGGCAGGGTTTGGTGTCACAGTACACACTGGTGCAGCTGGTGCTGAGTTATCTAACACAAATGTAGCAGGTGCTGTGTTTGAGTTACCGGCAGGATCTGTTACTGTCGCAGTTTCATCACCATCAACACCACCTTGGCCAGCGGTTGCTGTACAAGTGACGGCATTGTTGTTCTCGGCAGAACAAACATAACCAGGAATAGATACACTAGCACCTGATTCCACATTGGTACACGAGGCAGTCAAAGCCGTGCCATTGTTTGCAGGGTTTGGTGTCACAGTACAAACAGGTGCATCAGGTGCTGAGTTATCTAACACGAATGTAGCAGGAGCTGTATTCGAGTTACCAGCAGGATCTGTTACTGTCGCAGTTTCATCACCATCAACGCCACCTTGGCCAGCGGTTGCTGTACAAGTGACGGCATTGTTGTTCTCGGCAGAACATACATAACCTGGAATAGATACGCTTGCACCTGATTCCACATTGGTACAAGTTGCTGTTAATGCAGTGCCGTTGTTGGCAGGGTTTGGTGTCACACTACAAACTGGCGCAGCTGGTGCATCATTATCTAAAACGAATGTTGCAGGTGCTGTGTTTGAGTTACCAGCAGGGTCAGTCACTGTCGCAGTCTCATCACCATCAACACCAACTTGGCCAGCAGTTGCTGTACAAGTGACGGCATTGTTGTTCTCGGCGGAACAGACATAACCTGGAATGGTTACTGTTGCACCTGATTCAACATTGGTACAAGACGCAGTCAAAGCTGTGCCGTTGTTGGCAGGATTTGGTGTAACAGTACAAACTGGCGCATCAGGTGCTGTGTTGTCTGTCATTGTTATTGTATTCTGTGCAAACGCTTGGAAATCGTCATTTGGTAAGGAGGTTGAGTTGGATAACACTTCTGCAATATTGACGATATCGCCATCTTGTATGAATGTATCAACAGTCACTTGAAACCTAACAGTTGCGCCTTCATTTACCAAAATGGTACCACCATTGGTTTGATTCGCGCCCGATCCTAATCTGAAAATTACTTCATTATTATTGCTGTCAAATTCGCCTGCATCATCTCCTGTGTTGTCAGTTAAAGTACCTGTTGGGCCACTGTCTGCTGAAACAATTATTAACGAGTCAGCTACATAATTTGTATTAGCCGGAATAGGGTCTGTCAGTACCGTGTTGGTTGCACCATCTTGACCTGTGTTTTCGAAGCTTATGGTGTATTCAATAACATCACCAGCCTGTATGTCACCGCCATTGATATCATTGGCTGTTTTACTGATGTTTGCACCAAAGTCTGGAACATGTAAATCGGTAGCAAACATCAACATGTGTGCGTAATACCAATCACCGTCAGTTACAAAATCAATGTCTGCAGTGGTCAAACCATTGGGTAACTCACCAGAAACATCAACCATATCTAAATCCATTCCTAGTTGGTTAACATAGTTAGGAGACTTGGTAGCAACATGACTGTCATAACGTGTAATGGTGCTGTTCCAGAAGTTGTTGC
It encodes:
- a CDS encoding Ig-like domain-containing protein, with amino-acid sequence MTPNPANNGTALTATCTNVESGAIVSIPGYVCSAENNNAVTCTATAGQGGVDGDETATVTDPAGNSNTAPATFVLDNTAPDAPVCTVTPNPANNGTALTASCTNVESGASISIPGYVCSAENNNAVTCTATAGQSGVDGDETATVTDPAGNSNTAPATFVLDNSAPAAPVCTVTPNPANNGTALTATCTNVESGAIVSIPGYVCSAENNNAVTCTATAGQGGVDGDETATVTDPAGNSNTAPATFVLDNSAPDSPTITSPTDGSIINIGIPTVTGTAEPFADIVVTGPNGETCTTQADQNGDWSCVIAPALTDGSNVISVVATDAANNESAPATVTITVDTVTPDAPVIITPTNGAPVTGTGEPGATVTVTTPGGSTCTTEVQPDGTWSCTLVGPPADGEDVTAVQEDEAGNTSPPVTVPGGIDTQSPDAPVITSPTDG
- a CDS encoding DUF11 domain-containing protein, which codes for MAVHTVHFCDINRVFKNNPMRVRKKMKLKLILVSFACLITSVVNAQEVRTFETRSSFNINGNIMAVGNTLLTCDGTGNCSDVQNGSTSSSNGRNMVLVNDDPGAGFTNSSTATLTLPAGSNVLYAGLYWGGRASNNDSNRNTVQFKAAGSGSYNTVTASVIDTYGADGEDDQRPYQGFADITTLVSNAGSGSYTVGDVTLSTGNDNLGFYGGWSIAVIYQDNNEPYRRLMLMDGAVRVIDSNTETITIPNIVTPQVGSFDTFLGALVWEGDQSISGDALEFQGTPFNNNLNSSNNFWNSTITRYDSHVATKSPNYVNQLGMDLDMVDVSGELPNGLTTADIDFVTDGDWYYAHMLMFATDLHVPDFGANISKTANDINGGDIQAGDVIEYTISFENTGQDGATNTVLTDPIPANTNYVADSLIIVSADSGPTGTLTDNTGDDAGEFDSNNNEVIFRLGSGANQTNGGTILVNEGATVRFQVTVDTFIQDGDIVNIAEVLSNSTSLPNDDFQAFAQNTITMTDNTAPDAPVCTVTPNPANNGTALTASCTNVESGATVTIPGYVCSAENNNAVTCTATAGQVGVDGDETATVTDPAGNSNTAPATFVLDNDAPAAPVCSVTPNPANNGTALTATCTNVESGASVSIPGYVCSAENNNAVTCTATAGQGGVDGDETATVTDPAGNSNTAPATFVLDNSAPDAPVCTVTPNPANNGTALTASCTNVESGASVSIPGYVCSAENNNAVTCTATAGQGGVDGDETATVTDPAGNSNTAPATFVLDNSAPAAPVCTVTPNPANNGTALTATCTNVESGASISIPGYVCSAENNNAVTCTATAGQSGVDGDETATVTDPAGNSNTAPATFVLDNSAPAAPVCTVTPNPANNGTALTATCTNVESGAIVSIPGYVCSAENNNAVTCTATAGQSGVDGDETATVTDPAGNSNTAPATFVLDNSAPAAPVCTVTPNPANNGTALTATCTNVESGATVTIPGYVCSAENNNAVTCTATAGQGGVDGDETATVTDPAGNSNTAPATFVLDNTAPAAPVCTVTPNPANNGTALTATCTNVESGASISIPGYVCSAENNNAVQHQLHQCVL